ACATTTTGTTCAGAAAGTTTACTGTCTGCTGCATATAAGGTGTCTTGTTTGAAGAAGCGGAAGCCGTAATTGAACAGTGCCTTACTTTGCGCGGCAACATCATTCAGTGATTGTGTACCTAGAACAACGCCTACTAACTTCATCGGGTTATTGGGTATTTCAGCAGAGCTTACCAATGAATATCCCGCAGCTTCTGTACTGCCTGTTTTCATACCAGTCGCATATTGATAAGTGAATAATAAGCGATTGAAATTGGGTTGGCGGATATGATTGTATTCAAAATACTTTTGACTGAAAAAATGAAAGTATTGCGGGTAGTCGTTCATGATGTGCTGTCCGAGCAGCCCAAGATCATAAGCGGTTGAGAAATGTGCTGGTGCTGGCAAGCCCATGACAGTCGTGAAATGGGTATTGTGCATGCCGAGTTTAACGGCAGTCGCGTTCATCATCGAAACGAATGAAGATTGCGAGCCTGCTACGTAATTTGCCAAGGTAACAGCAGCATCATTCCCCGACTCAACAATCACACCCTGAATAAGATCTTTTACTGAAACATAAGAGCCGGGCTTCAAGAACATTCTTGAACCACCTGTGCGCCATGCAACTTCCGGCACTTGTACTTTTGAGTCTAGTGAAATTACACCGTCGGCAAGTTTTTGCTCAACAATGTACATTAGCATTAACTTGGTGGTGCTGGCTGGTGCCATACGCATGTTGGCATCATTTGAGGCAATAATCTGTCCCGTATTGGCATCCATTAAAATGAAAGCGCGTGCCTCAAGCTTAGGTGGGAATACGCGAGCCTGAGCCCACTTTTGCACCATTGTTTCTGGGATCCCATTTACACCGCCTGCTTCAACTGGCGCAGAAGGCACTTGCACACTTTCTGGGATATTGGCTTTTACATCGATAGCGCCGAAACTATTGAGTGGCGCTTGAGCGTCTTTGTATTGTGTTGCCGCGTAGTAATCACTATCAGGCATAGTGTTCGCCGCATCATTGCTAGGCGTGGCAAATACTGTGCTGGAGGAGAATAATGCAGCGATTGCTGCGGCTAAGGAGAGCTGTTTGATAGTCGTCATAGGAGTTTTAAATTTATAGTTATTCACTAAAAGCGCAATATAAAAAACGACTAGATAGGATATTGGCTATAACCAAATCATGGTGCTTAAGTCCTGCTTTCTAGCGAACTATGCGATACCCGTGTTGGTTATAGCCTTTCGTATCTTGTCTATTCCTATTCTACCAGCAGCTCCATGATAGGAACCTGAACAGCAATGATGTTTATGCAGCAGCAAATTCTGCTAATAGTTCTTTTTGGCGATCGCTTAAGTTTTGTGGTGTTTCAATGTGTAATTGAACAATTAAGTCACCAGTATTACCTTTACGATCCGTTACGCCTTTACCTTTCAGACGGAACTTACGACCATTTTGCGTGCCTTCTGGGATCTTAAGGCTAATTGCGCCACCTAAGGTATTCACTTCGATTTTACCGCCAAGGGCTGCTGTGACGAAATCAGTGGTAGCTTTACAATGTAAATTGTTGCCTTCACGTGTGTAGCGTGGGTGAGGGCGAATATTCATTTGAATATAAACATCACCTTGTGCGCCACCGTTAATACCTGGATGACCTTTACCGCTTAAACGGATACGACCGCCATCTTCGATACCTGCTGGGATCTTGATGTTTAGTTTTTTGTTTACTTGGGTGTTGCCTTCAAATACAGGCAAATCAATTACACGAGAAGCGCCATTGATAGCATCTTCTAAATCGATTTCCATGGTGTATTGTAGATCTTCACCCTTTTGAGGACGTGTTGAATGACGGCTACCGAAGCCACCACGACCACCGCGTGCATTAGAGAACATATCGCCAAACGCACCGCCGAAAATATCTTCAAAATCAGCGTAATTACCACCACCGAAGCCACCATTAAAGCCTTGATGACCACCGCCATGATGTCCGCCCCCCATGCCTGGGTTATCAAACGCAGCGTGACCAAATTGATCGTAAGCAGCACGTTTTTCTTTGTCAGTTAAAATCTCGTAAGCTGCTTTTACTTCTTTGAATTTGTCAGCAGCAGTTGGATCATCCGGATTTTTATCTGGGTGAAACTTCATTGCGAGCTTTTTGTAAGCTTTCTTAATTTCTTTTTCTGATGCAGTTTTGGCGACACCAAGAACTTCATAAAAATCACGTTTTGACATTGGTAACACCTCTTATCCCAACTGAGATAACTATCTGGAACATTCGATGGCTTATCATACCCAAAAACGATAATTGGTTTAAGCGTATTGAATGGTGAAAAGGCACAGATAGTTAGCCAAATTAGATTTACGTTTTACTGGTTGTTATTGCAGAAAAGGGCGAGAGAGATGATCTCTACGCCCGTATCTATTCTTAGCGCTAGAATGCTATCACTGATAGCATTCTATCTATAGCAATTACTTCACTTCTTCAAACTCTGCATCAACAACATCGTCGTCTTTTGCATTGCTCTGAGCATCAGCTTGTTGCTGAGTGTTCGCTTGAGTTTGAGCATGTTCCATCAGCTTTTGCGCTGCAGCCATTAGTGCTTGAGTATGTTGCTCAATGACGTCTTTGTCGTCGCCAGATTTCACATTCTCAAGTGCAGTAATTGCGCTCTCAACTTGCTCTTTATCAGCCGCTGGAAGTGCATCACCTGCTTCTGCTAATTGCTTACGTGTACTGTGGATCATGTGGTCAGCTTGGTTACGAGCCGTGACCAGTTGTTCAAATTGCATGTCAGCGTCTTTGTTTGCTTCAGCTTCTTGAACCATTTTCTCAATCTCGGCCTCAGTTAAACCACCTGATGCTTGAATCGTGATTTTTTGCGCTTCTACGGTAGCCTTATCCGTTGCAGAAACATTCAAGATACCATCAGCATCTAAATCGAATGTCACTTCAATTTGCGGCATACCACGAGGTGCTGCTTGAATTCCTTCAAGGTTGAATTGACCAAGTGACTTATTGTGCATCGCTTGCTTACGTTCACCTTGTAGTACGTGAATGGTTACCGCACTTTGGTTATCTTCCGCCGTAGAGAAAACTTGTTCTGCTTTAGTCGGGATGGTGGTGTTCTTATCAATCAAGGTTGTCATCACACCACCCATGGTTTCGATACCAAAGGATAGTGGTGTTACATCAAGAAGAAGCACATCTTTCACATCATCGGCTAATACACCACCTTGAATTGCAGCGCCCATAGCGACAGCTTCATCAGGGTTTACGTCTTTACGCGGCTCTTTACCAAAGAAATCAGCAACGGTTTTCTGTACGAGTGGCATACGTGTTTGACCACCCACTAAGATAACGTCTGTGATGTCATTCACACTCAAGTTAGCATCTTTTAGCGCTGATTTTACAGGGCTTAAAGTACCTTGTACTAGCTCATCAACCAGTGATTCCAATTTTGCACGTGTGATCTTAATATTCAAATGCTTAGGACCTGTTGCGTCCGCTGTCACATAAGGTAAGTTCACATCTGTTTGTTGTGCAGAAGAAAGCTCAATTTTTGCTTTTTCAGCAGCTTCTTTTACACGTTGCATTGCAAGTGGATCATTACGTAGATCGATGCCTTGCTCTTTCTTAAATTCATCAACAAGGTAGTTGATCAAACGAGTATCGAAATCTTCACCACCTAAGTGAGTATCACCATTGGTTGCCAATACTTCAAAGGTTTGCTCGCCATCAACGTTATCAATCTCGATGATTGAAATATCGAAAGTACCACCACCTAAGTCGTACACAGCGATAGTGCGATCGCCACCTTT
The genomic region above belongs to Photobacterium leiognathi and contains:
- the dnaK gene encoding molecular chaperone DnaK encodes the protein MSKIIGIDLGTTNSCVSVLDGDMPRVIENAEGERTTASVIAYTDGETLVGQPAKRQAVTNPENTLFAIKRLIGRRFEDEEIQRDLSVMPYKIVKADNGDAWVEAKGQKMAAPQVSAEVLKKMKKTAEEYLGEKVTAAVITVPAYFNDAQRQATKDAGRIAGLEVKRIINEPTAAALAYGLDKKGGDRTIAVYDLGGGTFDISIIEIDNVDGEQTFEVLATNGDTHLGGEDFDTRLINYLVDEFKKEQGIDLRNDPLAMQRVKEAAEKAKIELSSAQQTDVNLPYVTADATGPKHLNIKITRAKLESLVDELVQGTLSPVKSALKDANLSVNDITDVILVGGQTRMPLVQKTVADFFGKEPRKDVNPDEAVAMGAAIQGGVLADDVKDVLLLDVTPLSFGIETMGGVMTTLIDKNTTIPTKAEQVFSTAEDNQSAVTIHVLQGERKQAMHNKSLGQFNLEGIQAAPRGMPQIEVTFDLDADGILNVSATDKATVEAQKITIQASGGLTEAEIEKMVQEAEANKDADMQFEQLVTARNQADHMIHSTRKQLAEAGDALPAADKEQVESAITALENVKSGDDKDVIEQHTQALMAAAQKLMEHAQTQANTQQQADAQSNAKDDDVVDAEFEEVK
- a CDS encoding DnaJ C-terminal domain-containing protein, which codes for MSKRDFYEVLGVAKTASEKEIKKAYKKLAMKFHPDKNPDDPTAADKFKEVKAAYEILTDKEKRAAYDQFGHAAFDNPGMGGGHHGGGHQGFNGGFGGGNYADFEDIFGGAFGDMFSNARGGRGGFGSRHSTRPQKGEDLQYTMEIDLEDAINGASRVIDLPVFEGNTQVNKKLNIKIPAGIEDGGRIRLSGKGHPGINGGAQGDVYIQMNIRPHPRYTREGNNLHCKATTDFVTAALGGKIEVNTLGGAISLKIPEGTQNGRKFRLKGKGVTDRKGNTGDLIVQLHIETPQNLSDRQKELLAEFAAA
- a CDS encoding D-alanyl-D-alanine carboxypeptidase family protein → MTTIKQLSLAAAIAALFSSSTVFATPSNDAANTMPDSDYYAATQYKDAQAPLNSFGAIDVKANIPESVQVPSAPVEAGGVNGIPETMVQKWAQARVFPPKLEARAFILMDANTGQIIASNDANMRMAPASTTKLMLMYIVEQKLADGVISLDSKVQVPEVAWRTGGSRMFLKPGSYVSVKDLIQGVIVESGNDAAVTLANYVAGSQSSFVSMMNATAVKLGMHNTHFTTVMGLPAPAHFSTAYDLGLLGQHIMNDYPQYFHFFSQKYFEYNHIRQPNFNRLLFTYQYATGMKTGSTEAAGYSLVSSAEIPNNPMKLVGVVLGTQSLNDVAAQSKALFNYGFRFFKQDTLYAADSKLSEQNVWGGKQNTVSLGLDKPLTLVLPSSVDEKDLLTKLQIDRDIKAPVNKGDKLGEMTVTYKGNVIQTEPLIALNNVQQGSWLTRIWASISLYFHNLLASYGL